A part of Aegilops tauschii subsp. strangulata cultivar AL8/78 chromosome 2, Aet v6.0, whole genome shotgun sequence genomic DNA contains:
- the LOC109770065 gene encoding protein NEGATIVE GRAVITROPIC RESPONSE OF ROOTS, translating to MRFTCVDAPVREKSCRGQADDELPGDWSMLSIGTLGNEPTPAPAPAPDQAVPDFTIEEVKKLQDALNKLLRRAKSKSSSRGSTAGAGDEEQNLPLDRFLNCPSSLEVDRRLSLRLQGADGGQNGEFSPDTQIILSKARELLVSTNGNGGGVKQKSFKFLLKNMFACRGGFPPQPSLKDPVETKLEKLFKTMLQKKMSVPRPSNAASSSRKYYLEDKPMGRIQMDGRHDEEEEEDYNDEDIFKWDKTDSDFIVLEV from the exons ATGCGTTTCACGTGCGTAGATGCCCCGGTCCGGGAGAAGAGCTGCCGCGGCCAGGCCGACGACGAGCTCCCCGGAGACTGGAGCATGCTCTCCATCGGGACTCTCGGCAACGAGCCCACGCCGGCTCCGGCGCCGGCGCCAGATCAGGCGGTGCCGGACTTCACCATCGAGGAGGTGAAGAAGCTGCAGGATGCGCTGAACAAGCTACTCCGGCGCGCCAAGTCCAAGTCCAGCTCCCGCGGCTCCAccgccggcgccggcgacgaggagCAGAACCTGCCGCTCGACAGGTTCCTCAACTGCCCCTCCAGCCTCGAGGTCGACCGGCGGCTCTCGCTCAGGCTGCAGGGCGCCGACGGCGGGCAGAACGGGGAGTTCTCGCCGGACACGCAGATCATACTCAGCAAGGCCAGGGAGCTCCTCGTCAGCACCAACGGCAACGGCGGGGGCGTCAAGCAGAAGTCCTTCAAGTTCCTCCTCAAGAACATGTTCGCCTGCCGGGGCGGCTTCCCGCCGCAGCCCAGCCTCAAGGATCCAGTGGAAACAAAACTGGAGAAG TTGTTTAAGACGATGCTTCAAAAGAAGATGAGCGTCCCTCGCCCGAGCAACGCGGCATCGTCATCGAGGAAGTATTACCTAGAGGACAAACCAATGGGAAGGATCCAAATGGATGGTCGccacgacgaggaggaggaagaggattaCAATGATGAAGATATCTTCAAGTGGGACAAAACAGATTCAGATT TCATTGTTCTAGAGGTGTAA